In Paenibacillus guangzhouensis, a single window of DNA contains:
- a CDS encoding sugar ABC transporter ATP-binding protein, with protein MTANQETLRLSRITKSFAGVPALSEVDFTVHSGEIHALLGANGAGKSTLMKILSGAYTMDTGTISIGSQEIRMQSPSDAKRQGIHCVYQEVDTALVPQITVAENILLDRLSNREGGLWHSWGQIYQEAEAALAKLGATIDVRQKVEGLSLSEKQMVLIARTLVEKAQFIIFDEPTAPLSHEETNNLFRVMKQMKTEGIGCIFISHRLPEVFEHCDRVTVMRDGKHVYTALTQASSIEEIIGQMLGKSFDEEFPKREVAIGEVLLKADQLTSGNKVKEVNLEVRAGEIVGIVGLVGAGKTELSNVLFGALRRDSGHVQLRGATLKLKDPTDAIEAGIVLVPEERRKHGIMVEDSVQHNLSLPLLKQLSQFGFVRSRMEQSHAGRLIERLGVKTSSMKQQVKFLSGGNQQKVAIGKWVETGADIFLFDEPTKGVDIGAKSDIFRLIGDLAEQGKGIVYFTCEFAEAIGIADRILVMCEGRIVKEFRQEEASQEKLLYYASAGREEQA; from the coding sequence ATGACTGCAAACCAAGAGACGTTACGTCTATCGCGCATCACGAAGTCGTTTGCGGGAGTTCCGGCGCTCAGCGAAGTGGATTTCACCGTGCACAGCGGTGAAATTCACGCGCTTCTCGGCGCCAATGGAGCCGGCAAAAGCACATTGATGAAAATATTGTCCGGCGCATATACCATGGACACCGGGACGATCTCGATTGGTTCACAAGAGATTCGGATGCAGTCGCCATCTGATGCGAAGCGACAAGGCATTCATTGTGTATACCAAGAGGTAGATACCGCGCTTGTGCCGCAAATCACCGTTGCTGAGAATATTCTACTAGACCGACTTTCCAATAGGGAAGGCGGTTTATGGCATTCTTGGGGACAAATCTATCAGGAAGCAGAAGCGGCATTAGCCAAACTTGGCGCAACGATCGATGTACGGCAGAAGGTAGAAGGGCTCAGCCTTTCCGAGAAACAAATGGTCTTGATTGCAAGAACGTTGGTGGAGAAAGCCCAATTTATTATTTTTGACGAACCTACAGCACCGTTAAGCCACGAAGAGACGAACAACCTTTTCCGTGTGATGAAACAAATGAAAACCGAAGGCATTGGCTGTATCTTCATCTCCCATCGGCTTCCGGAAGTGTTTGAGCACTGTGATCGCGTGACGGTCATGCGGGATGGGAAGCATGTCTATACGGCATTGACGCAGGCTTCTTCCATCGAGGAAATCATCGGGCAGATGCTCGGCAAGTCTTTTGATGAAGAGTTTCCGAAACGAGAGGTGGCCATTGGCGAGGTCTTGCTCAAAGCCGATCAATTGACGTCAGGAAACAAAGTCAAGGAGGTCAATCTGGAGGTTCGTGCAGGTGAAATTGTTGGGATTGTTGGGCTAGTCGGTGCTGGGAAGACGGAATTATCGAATGTGTTGTTCGGCGCCTTGCGCAGGGATAGCGGTCATGTTCAATTACGGGGTGCCACGCTGAAGCTGAAAGATCCAACGGATGCGATCGAAGCGGGGATCGTACTGGTACCCGAAGAACGTCGTAAGCATGGAATCATGGTAGAGGACTCCGTGCAGCACAATCTCAGTTTGCCGCTCCTGAAACAGCTCAGCCAATTCGGTTTCGTTCGCAGCCGCATGGAGCAGTCTCATGCAGGTCGACTCATAGAACGGCTTGGCGTTAAGACTTCGTCCATGAAGCAGCAGGTGAAGTTCCTAAGCGGCGGAAATCAACAGAAGGTCGCAATAGGGAAATGGGTAGAGACAGGGGCGGATATCTTCCTGTTCGATGAACCGACCAAAGGTGTCGATATTGGAGCGAAGAGCGACATTTTTCGCTTAATCGGGGATCTTGCCGAGCAGGGGAAAGGGATTGTCTATTTCACATGTGAATTCGCGGAAGCGATCGGCATCGCAGACCGTATTCTTGTGATGTGTGAAGGACGTATCGTGAAGGAGTTCCGCCAAGAAGAAGCATCACAAGAGAAACTATTGTATTACGCAAGCGCAGGTCGGGAGGAACAGGCATGA
- a CDS encoding sugar ABC transporter substrate-binding protein, giving the protein MKAKVGIVSKKITLISLILMLFIISACGAKNTTSDVKADAGSETSADASKDLPLKGKKIALVMQFNIGTFSQQYIEGVKEEVKKFGGEVSVFASDSDLTKMASNLNVAITQQFDGILTDHGTAEALQAGIQKAVDSKIPVVAFDADVKVPGVTVLQQGDQKMAEMTLEQLGKDIGGKGNIVKVWVAGFAPMERRQIAYQDFMSKNPDIKEVATFGAASANTALDTQAQMEAILKQYPNKGDISAVWTAWDEFAKGAARAIQQAGRDEIKVYGIDMSDEDLQMIQDKANPWVASAAVDPKDIGRVQVRYLYQKLHGDTTDDTVVLDPVFVHRDALPAEQVSTTDLSKYIKGWGSSTQGLQDWMKDYETK; this is encoded by the coding sequence ATGAAAGCAAAGGTTGGAATCGTGAGCAAAAAAATAACGTTAATTTCTTTGATCTTGATGTTATTCATCATCAGCGCATGCGGTGCAAAGAATACAACAAGCGATGTCAAAGCGGATGCAGGTTCGGAGACATCAGCTGATGCATCGAAAGATCTGCCGCTAAAAGGGAAGAAAATCGCCCTTGTTATGCAATTTAACATCGGTACGTTCTCACAGCAGTATATTGAAGGCGTGAAGGAAGAAGTGAAGAAGTTCGGCGGTGAAGTGAGCGTATTTGCTTCCGATAGCGATTTGACGAAAATGGCTTCGAACTTAAATGTTGCGATTACCCAGCAATTCGATGGGATTCTGACGGATCACGGTACGGCTGAAGCACTGCAAGCGGGGATTCAGAAAGCAGTTGACAGCAAAATTCCAGTTGTCGCATTCGATGCCGACGTGAAAGTACCTGGCGTAACGGTGCTTCAACAGGGCGATCAGAAGATGGCGGAAATGACACTGGAGCAATTGGGTAAAGATATCGGCGGCAAAGGCAACATCGTTAAAGTCTGGGTGGCGGGCTTTGCACCAATGGAACGCAGACAAATCGCGTATCAAGATTTCATGAGCAAAAATCCGGACATTAAAGAGGTTGCAACATTCGGTGCAGCTTCCGCGAATACAGCACTGGATACCCAAGCGCAAATGGAAGCGATCTTGAAGCAATACCCGAACAAAGGGGATATCTCTGCGGTATGGACTGCTTGGGATGAGTTCGCAAAAGGCGCAGCTCGTGCGATTCAGCAAGCAGGCCGTGATGAGATTAAAGTATACGGAATCGATATGAGTGATGAAGACTTGCAGATGATTCAAGATAAAGCGAATCCATGGGTAGCATCTGCGGCGGTTGATCCGAAGGATATTGGACGTGTCCAAGTCCGCTACCTGTATCAGAAGCTGCATGGCGATACGACAGACGACACCGTCGTGCTTGATCCTGTGTTCGTCCACCGTGATGCGCTTCCTGCAGAGCAAGTATCGACAACGGATTTATCCAAATATATTAAAGGTTGGGGCAGCAGCACCCAAGGATTACAAGACTGGATGAAAGATTACGAGACGAAGTAA
- the spoIVA gene encoding stage IV sporulation protein A: protein MEKVDIFKDIAERTGGDIYLGVVGAVRTGKSTFIKRFMETVVLPNITSDADRARAIDELPQSAAGKTIMTTEPKFVPNNAVQIRVAEGLDVNVRVVDCVGYAVSGAKGYEDENGPRMISTPWFEEPIPFQEAAEIGTRKVIQEHSTLGVVVTTDGTIAEIPRSSYVESEERVIAELKEVGKPFVLIINSTRPRSEEALQLRSELAAKYDIPVMTLSVATMGEEDVMGVLREVLYEFPVHEVNVNLPSWVMVLNDNHWLRSNYENSVRDTVKDIRRLRDVDRVVAQFMEYDFIDRAGLSGMNMGQGVAEIDLYAPDELYDQILMEVVGVEIRGKDHLLQLMQEFSHAKREYDRFSEALEMVKTTGYGIAAPTLAEMQLDEPELIRQGSRFGVRLKATAPSIHMIRVDVESEFAPIIGTEKQSEELVRYLMQDFENDPIKVWDSDMFGRSLHSIVREGIQGKIAMMPDNARYKLQETLGRIINEGSGGLIAIIL from the coding sequence GTGGAAAAAGTGGACATTTTTAAGGACATTGCTGAGCGTACCGGCGGGGATATTTACCTCGGGGTCGTCGGTGCGGTCCGCACGGGAAAATCAACCTTTATCAAACGGTTTATGGAGACGGTTGTTTTACCCAATATTACAAGTGATGCAGACCGCGCTAGAGCGATTGATGAGTTACCTCAGAGTGCTGCGGGCAAAACGATCATGACGACCGAACCGAAATTCGTACCCAATAATGCGGTGCAAATCCGTGTCGCTGAGGGCCTAGATGTGAATGTGCGTGTCGTGGATTGCGTAGGCTATGCGGTATCCGGCGCCAAAGGCTATGAGGATGAGAATGGACCTCGAATGATCTCAACGCCTTGGTTCGAAGAGCCGATCCCATTCCAAGAAGCTGCCGAGATTGGGACGCGTAAGGTTATTCAAGAGCATTCCACGCTAGGTGTCGTCGTAACAACCGATGGCACGATTGCTGAAATTCCTCGCAGCTCCTATGTGGAGTCGGAAGAGCGTGTCATCGCCGAATTAAAAGAAGTCGGCAAGCCGTTCGTCTTGATCATTAACTCCACGCGCCCTCGTAGCGAAGAGGCATTACAGCTTCGCAGCGAGCTCGCTGCCAAATACGATATTCCTGTTATGACGCTCAGCGTCGCTACCATGGGTGAAGAAGATGTGATGGGCGTTCTGCGCGAGGTTCTCTATGAGTTCCCGGTGCATGAAGTGAACGTCAATCTTCCGAGCTGGGTCATGGTGCTAAATGATAACCACTGGCTCCGGAGCAACTACGAGAACTCTGTGCGTGACACGGTGAAGGATATTCGCCGGTTGCGCGATGTAGATCGCGTTGTCGCTCAATTTATGGAATATGATTTCATCGATCGTGCAGGACTCTCCGGAATGAATATGGGTCAAGGAGTTGCCGAGATTGACCTCTATGCACCCGATGAGCTGTATGATCAAATCTTGATGGAAGTCGTCGGCGTTGAAATCCGTGGCAAAGATCATCTCTTGCAATTAATGCAGGAATTCAGCCATGCGAAGCGGGAATATGACCGCTTCTCTGAAGCGCTGGAAATGGTCAAGACGACGGGTTATGGAATCGCAGCGCCGACGCTTGCCGAGATGCAGCTTGATGAACCAGAACTCATCCGTCAAGGTTCAAGATTCGGTGTACGTCTCAAAGCAACGGCACCATCCATTCATATGATTCGTGTGGATGTCGAATCGGAATTCGCACCGATCATCGGTACCGAGAAGCAAAGTGAAGAATTGGTACGTTACTTAATGCAGGATTTCGAGAACGATCCGATCAAGGTATGGGATTCAGATATGTTCGGCCGCTCCCTGCACTCCATCGTGCGTGAAGGCATCCAAGGCAAAATTGCCATGATGCCAGATAATGCAAGATACAAACTGCAGGAGACGCTGGGCCGCATCATCAACGAAGGCTCAGGCGGATTGATCGCAATTATTCTATAG
- a CDS encoding disulfide oxidoreductase, which produces MRQWIQKYGLYVAWLISIIATAGSLYMSEVLLYEPCRLCWFQRILMYPLVIILGIAAFEHNTRITRYALPMVLIGGSISTWHILEQKIPGFAQLAPCKVGIPCNFDYLNWFGFITIPMLALTAFVLIAIVLIIMGRGAQEQEADNE; this is translated from the coding sequence ATGAGACAATGGATACAGAAGTACGGGCTTTATGTCGCATGGCTGATCTCGATCATTGCCACGGCCGGCAGTCTCTATATGAGTGAAGTGCTCTTGTATGAGCCGTGTCGGTTATGCTGGTTCCAACGCATCTTGATGTATCCACTCGTGATTATTTTGGGGATCGCAGCTTTCGAGCACAATACGCGCATTACACGGTATGCTTTGCCGATGGTCCTCATCGGTGGTTCCATTTCGACTTGGCATATTCTTGAGCAGAAGATTCCGGGATTTGCACAGTTAGCGCCATGTAAGGTAGGTATTCCTTGTAATTTCGATTATTTGAACTGGTTCGGCTTTATTACGATTCCGATGCTGGCTTTAACAGCATTTGTTCTTATTGCGATTGTATTGATCATAATGGGCCGCGGAGCGCAAGAGCAAGAGGCGGACAATGAATAA
- a CDS encoding DsbA family protein, whose protein sequence is MGESKNKKNTSTYKGNKTKSKPNNKFFGWFLGIVVVLLVGALVVINALSPSKADEPPVEGKTYEISTAGQPVLGNKDAKVEIVEFGDFKCPSCRQFETDVFPKLKEKYIDSGKAKISFINFSFMSETFKLSDNDSKRAALFGEAVYKQNPEAFWTYYQHLYEQQGDEREIWATEEMLSNIVKDIPGIDVEKVKKEVQDGLLDQELDNDHKIVNQLGITSTPTVFVNGKPVGAPDFENVSKLIEAELSK, encoded by the coding sequence ATGGGTGAGAGCAAGAATAAGAAAAATACTTCTACATATAAGGGGAATAAGACGAAATCGAAGCCGAATAACAAATTTTTCGGGTGGTTTCTTGGTATTGTTGTCGTTCTGTTGGTTGGCGCACTTGTTGTCATCAATGCCTTATCACCATCCAAAGCGGATGAACCGCCTGTAGAAGGAAAAACCTACGAGATCTCAACGGCTGGCCAGCCGGTGCTGGGCAATAAAGATGCGAAGGTTGAAATTGTGGAATTCGGTGACTTCAAGTGTCCATCTTGCCGCCAATTCGAGACGGACGTGTTCCCGAAATTAAAAGAAAAGTATATTGATTCAGGGAAAGCGAAGATCAGCTTTATTAACTTCTCTTTCATGAGTGAGACGTTCAAGCTGTCAGATAACGATTCGAAGCGGGCTGCTTTGTTCGGCGAAGCTGTATACAAACAGAATCCAGAAGCGTTCTGGACCTATTATCAGCATTTGTATGAGCAGCAAGGCGATGAGCGTGAGATCTGGGCGACTGAAGAGATGCTCTCGAACATCGTGAAGGATATTCCGGGGATTGATGTGGAGAAAGTGAAGAAAGAGGTTCAGGATGGACTGCTTGATCAGGAACTTGATAACGACCATAAGATCGTGAATCAACTCGGCATCACGTCGACGCCTACTGTATTTGTGAATGGCAAGCCGGTGGGGGCGCCAGATTTCGAGAATGTCTCCAAATTGATTGAAGCTGAACTATCGAAGTAA
- a CDS encoding 2Fe-2S iron-sulfur cluster-binding protein, which translates to MQYEVTFEPEHRKIQVRPGTSILDAARRAKVAIRTRCDGRASCLMCKVEVLNQEGLMPPTMQEKMKLGSLVERGIRLACQARVSGEMTVTVPEDPLKAAIRKQLARQKQEDDWL; encoded by the coding sequence ATGCAGTACGAAGTGACATTTGAACCGGAACATCGAAAAATACAAGTGAGACCTGGCACGTCCATTCTAGATGCAGCTCGCCGCGCCAAAGTAGCCATTCGTACGCGCTGTGATGGCAGGGCTTCATGCTTGATGTGTAAAGTTGAAGTGTTGAATCAAGAAGGATTGATGCCTCCAACAATGCAAGAAAAAATGAAACTGGGCTCGCTTGTCGAACGTGGGATTCGGCTTGCTTGTCAAGCGCGAGTCAGCGGGGAAATGACGGTTACCGTCCCGGAAGATCCGCTCAAAGCGGCGATTCGAAAGCAGCTTGCCCGTCAGAAACAGGAGGATGACTGGTTGTGA
- a CDS encoding 2Fe-2S iron-sulfur cluster-binding protein, giving the protein MGQAVELIGKKITKSVEAEVGKSILDLAIKHDVDWGFSCTRGTCARCRCYVESGAEFLEPPTDAEWNRLDEEEIEEGYRLGCQAIIREAGDISAKNKTYF; this is encoded by the coding sequence ATGGGACAGGCAGTAGAGTTAATCGGTAAGAAAATTACAAAATCCGTCGAGGCGGAAGTTGGGAAGTCGATCCTTGATCTTGCCATCAAGCATGATGTGGATTGGGGCTTCTCTTGTACGCGAGGGACTTGTGCGCGCTGCCGGTGCTATGTTGAGTCTGGCGCAGAATTCTTAGAGCCGCCAACGGATGCGGAATGGAATCGGCTGGACGAAGAAGAGATTGAGGAAGGCTATCGTCTGGGCTGCCAAGCGATTATTCGTGAAGCAGGGGACATTAGCGCCAAGAACAAAACATACTTCTAG
- a CDS encoding stage VI sporulation protein F has protein sequence MSKNVSKDILNKVKQKTGKNISENQIKKLASNVKPSTMQSESQLRELIKQVSNMAKIPVSEATINDIIKTVKSSGGMSNMESVMKMLMKK, from the coding sequence ATGTCTAAGAACGTATCTAAGGATATATTGAATAAAGTAAAACAAAAGACCGGCAAAAATATATCCGAGAATCAAATCAAAAAATTAGCCAGCAATGTCAAGCCTAGTACGATGCAAAGCGAATCCCAGCTGCGCGAACTTATAAAACAAGTTTCGAACATGGCAAAGATTCCGGTATCGGAAGCAACCATCAATGACATCATTAAAACCGTCAAGAGCAGCGGCGGGATGAGCAATATGGAATCGGTGATGAAAATGTTGATGAAGAAGTAG
- a CDS encoding NAD(P)H-dependent glycerol-3-phosphate dehydrogenase, protein MSKKVAVLVAGSWGTALASVLANNEHQVMLWSRNADQVKQMNEQHRNERYLPGVDLSSRIVATTSMEEAVTGAEAVLIVAPSSAMRAVTRELKAYLAADTLVIHATKGFETETLKRMSTVIAEELACDPSRIVVLSGPSHAEEVVRLCPTTVVVASANLQAAEAAQDLFINSFFRVYTNPDVLGVELSGALKNIIALGAGLSDGLGYGDNAKAALLTRGLAEIARLGLEMGANPMTFAGLAGVGDLVVTCTSQHSRNWRAGSMIGQGKSIDTVLQEMGMVVEGIRTTKAAYALARQYHVDMPITDQLYQVLFEGKPSKQAVEALMGRVRTHEIEEIAKTQKEDWIRKS, encoded by the coding sequence TTGTCTAAAAAAGTAGCTGTCCTTGTCGCAGGAAGCTGGGGTACTGCACTTGCCAGCGTCCTTGCCAATAATGAACACCAAGTTATGCTGTGGTCACGAAATGCCGACCAAGTCAAACAAATGAACGAACAGCATCGGAATGAACGTTATTTGCCTGGGGTTGATTTATCGTCACGCATCGTCGCAACGACGTCGATGGAAGAGGCTGTTACCGGTGCAGAGGCCGTCTTAATCGTTGCGCCTTCCTCAGCCATGCGAGCCGTGACGCGAGAATTGAAAGCGTATCTTGCTGCAGATACACTTGTTATTCATGCGACGAAAGGATTCGAGACCGAGACATTGAAGCGCATGTCTACTGTCATCGCGGAAGAATTAGCATGTGATCCTTCTCGTATCGTCGTCTTGTCAGGACCTAGCCATGCTGAAGAAGTTGTAAGATTATGCCCGACCACGGTCGTTGTGGCGTCGGCGAATCTTCAAGCAGCAGAAGCGGCGCAAGACTTATTCATTAATTCATTCTTCCGTGTCTATACGAACCCGGATGTGCTCGGCGTTGAACTGTCGGGTGCGCTCAAGAATATCATTGCGCTTGGGGCAGGACTGTCGGATGGACTTGGTTATGGAGATAATGCGAAGGCAGCGCTTTTGACGCGCGGATTAGCTGAGATTGCACGACTTGGCCTTGAAATGGGGGCTAACCCGATGACCTTCGCAGGACTTGCGGGCGTCGGCGATCTTGTCGTGACGTGTACCAGTCAGCACAGCCGGAACTGGCGTGCAGGTTCGATGATCGGGCAAGGCAAGTCCATTGATACGGTGCTGCAAGAGATGGGTATGGTGGTGGAAGGAATTCGAACGACCAAAGCTGCCTATGCGTTGGCGCGTCAATACCATGTCGATATGCCGATTACAGATCAGCTATACCAAGTGTTGTTCGAGGGTAAACCGAGCAAGCAAGCTGTGGAAGCACTTATGGGTCGGGTAAGAACACATGAGATTGAAGAGATCGCGAAGACGCAGAAAGAAGATTGGATTCGAAAGTCTTAG